The Triticum aestivum cultivar Chinese Spring chromosome 7B, IWGSC CS RefSeq v2.1, whole genome shotgun sequence genome window below encodes:
- the LOC123158478 gene encoding glutathione gamma-glutamylcysteinyltransferase 1-like: MEVASLYRRVLPSPPAVEFASAEGKRLFAEALQGGTMEGFFNLISYFQTQSEPAFCGLASLSVVLNALAIDPGRPWKGPWRWFDESMLDCCEPLHKVKSEGITFGKVVCLAHCAGARVQSFRADQTTIHDFRAHLTRCASSQDCHLISSYHRSPFKQTGTGHFSPIGGYHAEKDMALILDVARFKYPPHWVPLTLLWDAMNTTDEATGLLRGFMLVSRRSSAPSLLYTVSCGHGSWKSMAKYCVEDVPNLLKDESLDNVTTLLSRLVESLPANAGDLIKCVIEVRRKEEGESSLSKEEKERLFLKEKVLQQIRDTDLFRVVHELQYPKGLCGSCSSSSDEDSLAEIAATVCCQGAAFLSGNLVSRDGFCCRETCIKCIEANGDGLKTVISGTVVSKGNEQGVDLLLPTSSSKTSSCNSNLRSKIVKYPSSTDVLTVLLLVLQPNTWLGIKDENVKAEFQSLVSTDNLPDLLKQEILHLRRQLHYLAGCKGQEACQEPPSP, from the exons ATGGAGGTGGCGTCGCTGTACCGGCGGGtgctgccgtcgccgccggcggTGGAGTTCGCGTCGGCGGAGGGGAAGCGCCTCTTCGCGGAGGCGCTGCAGGGTGggaccatggagggcttcttcaACCTCATCTCCTACTTCCAGACGCAGTCGGAGCCGGCCTTCTgcggcctcgcctccctctccgtcgtCCTCAACGCGCTCGCCATCGACCCGGGCCGGCCGTGGAAGGGGCCCTGGCGCTGGTTCGACGAGTCCATGCTCGACTGCTGCGAGCCCCTCCACAAGGTCAAGTCCGAGGGCATCACCTTCGGCAAGGTCGTCTGCCTCGCGCACTGCGCCGGCGCCAGGGTCCAGTCCTTCCGCGCCGACCAGACCACCATCCACGACTTCCGCGCCCACCTCACGCGCTGCGCCTCCTCGCAGGACTGCCATCTCATCTCCTCCTACCACAGGAGCCCCTTCAAGCAG ACTGGAACTGGCCATTTCTCACCGATCGGCGGCTATCACGCCGAAAAAGACATGGCGCTCATCTTGGATGTCGCGCGCTTCAAATACCCTCCTCATTGGGTTCCATTGACGCTtctctgggatgccatgaacacgaCTGATGAAGCAACTGGACTTCTCAGGGG GTTCATGCTTGTATCAAGGCGCAGTTCAGCTCCTTCATTGCTCTACACAGTG AGTTGCGGCCATGGAAGTTGGAAAAGCATGGCAAAGTATTGTGTGGAAGATGTACCCAATCTACTGAAGGATGAGAGTCTAGACAATGTTACAACACTTCTGTCCCGCCTAGTGGAATCTCTCCCAGCCAATGCTGGAGATTTGATCAAATGTGTCATTGAAGTTAGGAGAAAAGAGGAAGGTGAATCAAGCTTGAGCAAAGAGGAGAAAGAAAGGCTTTTTTTGAAG GAAAAAGTATTACAGCAAATCCGTGATACTGATCTTTTCAGAGTAGTCCACGAACTGCAATATCCCAAGGGGCTATGTGGTAGTTGCTCGTCTTCAAGTGATGAAGATTCGCTTGCCGAGATTGCAGCCACTGTGTGCTGTCAAGGAGCTGCATTCCTGTCTGGTAACCTTGTATCTAGAGATGGGTTCTGCTGCCGAGAAACATGTATCAAATGTATAGAAGCAAATGGTGATGGACTAAAGACTGTTATCTCAGGAACCGTGGTATCTAAAGGGAATGAACAGGGTGTTGATTTGCTTTTACCAACATCCTCATCAAAAACAAGCTCATGCAATTCAAACTTGAGGAGCAAGATTGTCAAGTATCCATCAAGCACAGATGTTCTAACTGTCCTACTGCTAGTTTTACAGCCTAACACATGGCTTGGCATAAAAGACGAGAACGTGAAAGCTGAATTTCAGAGTCTTGTTTCAACAGACAATCTTCCTGATCTTCTTAAACAGGAG ATACTGCATCTAAGGCGGCAGCTCCATTATTTGGCTGGTTGTAAAGGACAGGAGGCATGTCAAGAGCCTCCATCCCCTTAG
- the LOC123162066 gene encoding uncharacterized protein, producing the protein MSFLAGRLAAQEGAYFLQESKLAAGRLAAKLPASARGPRPASPPPSPDVLPEILRHSVPIRPTPPPADSTLYGSTRWVLPQGGAETAGVSPDVLNPLRSYVALPQATFGPKRWELPTEQPYYSAATANERRRDMHPPPMDPEKLKAVIDGYSQVGKAFLAGTVLVFGGATAVLLYTANKLQLHSVDDVKAKGKDAVQPHADMIKEQIAPLRKWAEDTSRKWHYEADRESGEKSVLVRELSRALGAKTRSN; encoded by the exons ATGAGCTTTCTCGCCGGGCGCCTCGCCGCCCAGGAGGGCGCCTACTTCCTGCAGGAGTCCaagctcgccgccggccgcctcgcGGCGAAGCTCCCCGCGTCCGCGCGTGGGCCCAGGCCGGCGTCCCCGCCTCCGTCGCCCGACGTGCTCCCGGAGATCCTCCGCCACTCCGTGCCCATCAGGCCTACGCCGCCTCCGGCTGACTCCACCCTCTACGGCTCCACTCGCTGGGTCCTCCCACAGGGCGGCGCCGAGACAGCCGGCGTGTCGCCCGACGTGCTCAACCCGCTCCGCTCGTACGTCGCTCTGCCGCAGGCCACCTTCGGCCCCAAAAG ATGGGAACTTCCAACTGAGCAGCCTTACTACTCGGCGGCAACCGCCAATGAGCGGCGACGTGATATGCATCCTCCTCCCATGGACCCTGAGAAGTTGAAGGCTGTAATTGATGGATACTCACAGG TTGGAAAGGCATTTCTTGCTGGGACTGTTTTGGTGTTTGGAGGAGCAACAGCTGTGCTGCTGTACACTGCCAATAAGCTACAGTTGCATTCA GTAGACGACGTCAAAGCTAAAGGAAAAGACGCAGTGCAACCACATGCCGATATGATCAAAGAACAGATAGCTCCACTGAGGAAATGG GCCGAGGACACGTCCCGGAAATGGCATTACGAAGCCGACAGAGAGTCCGGGGAGAAGTCTGTCCTTGTTAGAGAGCTGTCAAGAGCACTCGGTGCTAAGACACGCTCGAATTGA